From Hyalangium ruber, the proteins below share one genomic window:
- the mobB gene encoding molybdopterin-guanine dinucleotide biosynthesis protein B — MKAPPALSVVGWSGVGKTTLVERLVPELRARGLRVGVVKHSSDPHPLHRSGSDTARFERAGAALVAFATPAGVQLTVKEAPDSALLPLLARFADSVDLVLVEGWKEGPLPKLEVWREGHGPLLAASRPEVLAVVSDAPALPEGAPEGLRRFRTAEVQGLAVFIAQLAREQAHEP, encoded by the coding sequence ATGAAGGCTCCTCCCGCGCTGAGCGTCGTCGGCTGGTCGGGCGTCGGGAAGACGACGCTGGTGGAGCGGCTCGTGCCCGAGCTTCGCGCCCGCGGCCTTCGCGTGGGCGTGGTGAAGCACTCGTCGGATCCGCACCCGCTGCACCGCTCGGGCAGTGACACGGCCCGCTTCGAGCGCGCGGGCGCCGCGCTGGTTGCGTTCGCCACTCCAGCCGGCGTGCAGCTCACCGTGAAGGAGGCCCCCGACTCCGCGCTGCTGCCGCTGCTCGCGCGCTTCGCGGACTCCGTGGACCTGGTGCTCGTGGAGGGGTGGAAGGAGGGACCCTTGCCCAAGCTGGAGGTGTGGCGCGAGGGCCATGGCCCGCTGCTGGCCGCCTCTCGCCCGGAGGTGCTCGCCGTGGTGAGCGACGCGCCCGCGCTGCCGGAGGGGGCTCCCGAGGGACTGCGGCGGTTTCGCACGGCCGAGGTGCAGGGGCTCGCGGTGTTCATCGCCCAGTTGGCGCGGGAGCAGGCCCATGAGCCGTGA
- the glp gene encoding gephyrin-like molybdotransferase Glp, translating to MSLTSLSSARLAALDAVRALAPVPVELLRAHGRFLAAPVSAARSLPGCDNSAMDGWAVRSEETQGATRDRPVRLRVVETVYAGALPSRSLQPGEAARVFTGAPLPPGADAVVRQEAARAEADGHVLLFIHVPAGHDIRRAGEEVREGTFLFPAGQRVDSAVLGVLASQGALTALVRPAPRVAVLATGDELVSAGTPALPHQVHESNLVLVAALAQEAGATVAFLERARDEDSELRAAFSRLAPHVEVLFTTGGASVGDKDRVKRVLSELGARFFVDGVALKPGKPVAVARLGDTAVVVLPGNPGAATVAFDQLGRPLLLGLQGVREERRRVRARLSEERHKQAGLTYLITTTLEHRDDGGLPWARLRPQGAGQILQNVGAEGHAVLPPGRADFAAGDEVEVELFDRPRYVAVEE from the coding sequence ATGTCGCTCACTTCGCTCTCCTCCGCGCGGCTGGCCGCGCTCGACGCCGTCCGCGCCCTGGCTCCCGTGCCGGTGGAGTTGCTTCGCGCCCATGGCCGCTTCCTTGCCGCTCCGGTGAGCGCCGCTCGCTCCCTGCCCGGCTGCGACAACTCCGCCATGGATGGGTGGGCCGTACGCTCCGAGGAGACCCAGGGCGCGACCCGCGACAGGCCCGTGCGCCTGCGCGTGGTGGAGACGGTCTATGCCGGCGCGCTGCCCTCGCGCTCGCTCCAGCCCGGGGAGGCCGCGCGGGTGTTCACCGGCGCTCCGCTTCCTCCCGGCGCCGATGCCGTCGTTCGTCAGGAGGCCGCTCGCGCCGAGGCGGATGGCCATGTCCTCCTGTTCATCCACGTCCCTGCCGGCCATGACATCCGCCGCGCGGGCGAGGAGGTGCGCGAGGGCACCTTCCTCTTCCCCGCCGGACAGCGCGTGGACTCCGCCGTGCTGGGAGTGCTCGCGTCCCAGGGGGCGCTCACCGCGCTCGTGCGGCCCGCGCCTCGGGTGGCCGTGCTCGCCACCGGGGATGAGCTGGTCTCCGCGGGCACTCCCGCGCTGCCCCACCAGGTACACGAGAGCAACCTCGTGCTCGTGGCCGCCCTGGCTCAGGAGGCGGGCGCCACGGTGGCGTTCCTGGAGCGCGCTCGGGACGAGGACTCGGAGCTGCGGGCCGCGTTCTCCCGGCTCGCTCCGCACGTGGAGGTGCTCTTCACCACGGGCGGCGCCTCCGTGGGGGACAAGGACCGCGTGAAGCGGGTGCTCTCGGAGCTGGGGGCTCGCTTCTTCGTGGATGGCGTGGCCCTCAAGCCCGGCAAGCCCGTGGCCGTGGCCCGCTTGGGCGACACGGCGGTGGTGGTGCTCCCGGGCAATCCGGGCGCTGCCACGGTGGCCTTTGATCAGCTCGGCCGGCCGCTGCTGCTCGGGCTCCAGGGCGTGCGGGAGGAGCGGCGCCGGGTGCGGGCGCGCCTCTCGGAGGAGCGGCACAAGCAGGCGGGGCTCACCTATCTCATCACCACCACCTTGGAGCACCGCGACGACGGCGGGCTGCCTTGGGCCCGCTTGCGTCCACAGGGCGCGGGGCAGATCCTCCAGAACGTGGGCGCCGAGGGCCATGCCGTGCTCCCTCCCGGCCGCGCGGACTTCGCCGCCGGGGACGAGGTGGAGGTGGAGCTGTTCGACCGGCCCCGTTACGTGGCGGTGGAGGAATGA
- a CDS encoding sigma-54 dependent transcriptional regulator gives MREGWVADESTIGVKKQKSSEPVARLVPALTIVSHPMSQRVGERLLLEAVFAGREVAVSRIEPDFMRPDAVLGSPLADPFVSRKPLVFSSGAGGGVRLVPGESGRVTLAGEPLLEPWEFSPEDLAVGIPLELAERVVVLLHWAAPTASDAVDALGMVGTSVGLMHVRRHIEQVADLNVPVLIRGETGSGKELIARAIHQCGARRNKVFLSVNLGAIPKELAAAELFGASKGSYSGAVKDREGFFRAAHGGTLFLDEVGEAPPEVQVMLLRVLETGEMYPVGERSPVEVDVRLVAATDAHLEQQIEAGRFKAPLLHRLAGYEISVPPLRERREDIGLLFHHFAREELASLGESWRLKPEDPSIEPWLPTSLAARLVRFTWPGNIRQLRNLTRQLIIGSRGQSRLRLDPRLEKELSAAMAPRPGRPVALPPVKAVLEPKPSVETTPTPAPKAATPRRKASEISEAELREAMRQSEWDLKAAADRLGIPRSSIYDLIEKMPTIRTAGDLSVEEITRCHRECGGDLEAMAQRLEVSRRALGRRIKELGLEPDAP, from the coding sequence ATGCGCGAGGGATGGGTTGCCGACGAATCGACGATCGGCGTGAAGAAGCAGAAGAGCAGCGAGCCGGTGGCTCGCCTCGTCCCGGCGCTGACCATCGTCTCGCACCCCATGTCTCAGCGGGTGGGGGAGCGGCTGCTGTTGGAGGCGGTGTTCGCGGGCCGCGAGGTGGCCGTCTCGCGAATCGAACCGGACTTCATGCGCCCGGACGCGGTGCTGGGCTCGCCGCTGGCCGACCCCTTCGTGAGCCGCAAGCCGCTGGTGTTCTCCTCCGGTGCGGGCGGAGGCGTACGGCTGGTGCCCGGAGAGAGCGGCCGGGTGACGCTGGCGGGCGAGCCGCTGCTGGAGCCCTGGGAGTTCTCCCCCGAGGACCTGGCGGTGGGCATTCCGCTGGAGCTGGCCGAGCGGGTGGTGGTGCTGCTGCACTGGGCGGCGCCCACGGCCAGTGACGCGGTGGACGCGCTGGGCATGGTGGGCACCAGCGTGGGGCTGATGCACGTGCGCCGCCACATCGAGCAGGTGGCGGACCTGAACGTGCCGGTGCTGATCCGCGGCGAGACGGGCTCGGGCAAGGAGCTGATCGCGCGGGCCATCCACCAGTGCGGGGCGCGGCGCAACAAGGTGTTCCTGAGCGTGAACCTGGGCGCCATCCCCAAGGAGCTGGCGGCCGCGGAGCTGTTCGGCGCCAGCAAGGGCTCCTACAGCGGCGCGGTGAAGGACCGCGAGGGCTTCTTCCGCGCCGCGCACGGCGGCACCCTGTTCCTGGACGAGGTGGGCGAGGCGCCTCCCGAGGTGCAGGTCATGCTGCTGCGGGTGCTGGAGACGGGGGAGATGTACCCGGTGGGCGAGCGCTCTCCGGTGGAGGTGGACGTGCGGCTGGTGGCCGCCACGGACGCGCACCTGGAGCAGCAAATCGAGGCGGGGCGCTTCAAGGCGCCGCTGCTGCACCGGCTGGCCGGTTATGAAATCAGCGTGCCGCCGCTGCGCGAGCGCCGCGAGGACATCGGCCTGCTCTTCCACCACTTCGCCCGCGAGGAGCTGGCCTCGCTCGGAGAGTCCTGGCGGCTCAAGCCGGAGGACCCATCGATTGAACCCTGGCTGCCCACCTCGCTGGCGGCGCGGCTGGTGCGCTTCACCTGGCCAGGCAACATCCGCCAGCTGCGCAACCTCACACGTCAGCTCATCATCGGCAGCCGAGGGCAGAGCCGGCTGCGGTTGGACCCCCGGCTGGAGAAGGAGCTGTCGGCCGCCATGGCCCCCCGGCCCGGCCGGCCCGTGGCGCTCCCCCCGGTGAAGGCCGTGCTGGAGCCGAAGCCCTCCGTGGAGACCACACCCACCCCGGCGCCCAAGGCCGCCACGCCACGACGCAAGGCGTCAGAGATCTCCGAGGCGGAGCTGCGCGAGGCCATGCGCCAGAGCGAGTGGGACCTCAAGGCCGCCGCGGACCGGCTGGGCATCCCCCGCTCCTCCATCTACGACTTGATCGAGAAGATGCCCACCATCCGCACCGCCGGGGACCTGAGCGTGGAGGAGATTACGCGCTGTCACCGCGAGTGCGGCGGAGACCTGGAGGCCATGGCCCAGCGCCTGGAGGTGTCCCGCCGGGCCTTGGGGCGCCGCATCAAGGAGCTGGGCCTGGAGCCCGACGCACCCTGA
- the amrS gene encoding AmmeMemoRadiSam system radical SAM enzyme, which yields MSREYPGRWWHALEDGRIQCDLCPRDCKLNEGQRGFCFVRQRVGDQMVLTTYGRSSGFCVDPIEKKPLNHFYPGSSVLSFGTAGCNLGCRFCQNWDISKSREFDRLQDQASPEAIAQRAQELGCKSVAFTYNDPVIFAEYAMDVADACHARGIQTVAVTAGYMHAAPRRAFYAKMDAANVDLKAFTEDFYHRVTFSKLQPVLETLEYLHHETRVWLEITTLLIPGQNDSEAEVTKLSEWVHEKLGPDVPVHFSAFHPDFKMRDIPATPPATLRRARELARKAGLRHVYTGNVHDTEGDTTFCGGCGEALIVRDWYQLLKYRVSAEGSCPSCHAPVPGRFDTRPGSFGRRRVPVRLNAPGM from the coding sequence ATGAGCCGCGAGTACCCGGGGCGATGGTGGCACGCGCTCGAGGACGGGCGCATCCAGTGCGACCTGTGCCCGCGCGACTGCAAGCTCAACGAGGGCCAGCGCGGCTTCTGCTTCGTGCGCCAGCGCGTGGGAGACCAGATGGTGCTCACCACCTATGGGCGCTCCTCCGGCTTCTGCGTGGACCCCATCGAGAAGAAGCCCCTCAACCACTTCTACCCCGGCAGCAGCGTGCTCTCCTTCGGCACCGCCGGCTGCAACCTGGGCTGCCGCTTCTGCCAGAACTGGGACATCTCCAAGTCCCGCGAGTTCGACCGGCTGCAGGATCAGGCCTCTCCGGAGGCCATCGCCCAGCGCGCCCAGGAGCTCGGCTGCAAGAGCGTCGCCTTCACCTACAACGACCCCGTCATCTTCGCCGAGTACGCCATGGACGTGGCCGATGCCTGCCACGCGCGCGGCATCCAGACCGTGGCGGTGACGGCCGGCTACATGCACGCGGCGCCGCGCCGCGCCTTCTACGCGAAGATGGACGCGGCCAACGTGGACTTGAAGGCCTTCACCGAGGACTTCTACCACCGCGTCACCTTCTCCAAGCTGCAGCCCGTGCTGGAGACACTCGAGTACCTGCACCACGAGACGCGCGTGTGGCTCGAGATCACCACCCTGCTCATCCCCGGGCAGAACGACTCGGAGGCCGAAGTCACGAAGCTCTCCGAGTGGGTCCACGAGAAGCTCGGCCCGGACGTGCCGGTCCACTTCTCCGCCTTCCACCCCGACTTCAAGATGCGGGACATCCCCGCCACGCCCCCCGCCACGCTGCGCCGAGCACGCGAGCTTGCCCGCAAGGCGGGGCTGCGCCACGTCTACACCGGCAACGTCCACGACACCGAGGGCGACACCACCTTCTGCGGCGGGTGCGGCGAGGCGCTCATCGTCCGCGACTGGTACCAGTTGTTGAAGTACCGGGTGTCGGCCGAGGGCTCCTGCCCGAGCTGCCACGCTCCGGTGCCGGGCCGCTTCGATACCCGTCCGGGTAGCTTCGGCCGCCGCCGCGTCCCCGTGCGACTCAACGCCCCAGGTATGTAG
- the mobA gene encoding molybdenum cofactor guanylyltransferase, with protein sequence MHPATDVTLAVVAGGQGRRLSGVPKGLLTLEGRTVLERLLQLSPLFAEVVLVSNAPEPYARFHLRTVADAVPGKGAPGGVHAALQAARTEWVLAVACDMPFITPEALQVLLEARGPQLDAVCFTVAGRVEPLLAVYRAALSVPWGEALREANPSLRALLSQCRARLLPEEALRAVDPHLRSLVNVNTPEDLERHGLALP encoded by the coding sequence ATGCACCCTGCGACGGACGTCACACTGGCGGTGGTGGCGGGAGGGCAGGGCCGCCGGCTGTCCGGAGTCCCCAAGGGGTTGCTGACGCTCGAGGGGCGCACGGTGCTGGAGCGGCTGCTCCAGCTCTCCCCGCTGTTCGCGGAGGTGGTGCTGGTCTCCAACGCGCCCGAGCCCTACGCGCGCTTCCACCTGCGCACCGTCGCCGACGCCGTGCCGGGCAAGGGCGCGCCCGGAGGCGTCCACGCGGCGTTACAGGCCGCCCGCACCGAGTGGGTGCTGGCCGTGGCCTGCGACATGCCCTTCATCACCCCGGAGGCGCTTCAGGTCCTGCTGGAGGCCCGAGGCCCTCAGCTCGACGCCGTCTGCTTCACGGTGGCCGGCCGGGTGGAACCCCTGCTCGCGGTGTACCGCGCCGCACTGTCGGTCCCATGGGGCGAAGCCCTGCGCGAGGCGAACCCCTCGCTGCGAGCGCTGCTCTCCCAGTGCCGCGCCAGGCTCCTGCCCGAGGAGGCCCTGCGCGCGGTGGACCCGCACCTGCGCTCCCTGGTCAACGTGAACACCCCCGAGGACCTCGAGCGCCACGGCCTGGCGCTGCCCTGA
- a CDS encoding response regulator, whose amino-acid sequence MSTGTPLKGSVLIVEDDEDIRAAMAELLEGEGFEVAVASNGLEGLEVLEQIHPPCLVLLDLMMPVMSGEDFLRHLRQHPAFNPVPVIIVTASGRQPLPGAQGILKKPFEIGDLFATVAAHCTT is encoded by the coding sequence GTGAGCACTGGCACCCCCCTCAAAGGCAGCGTCCTCATCGTCGAAGACGACGAAGACATCCGCGCGGCCATGGCCGAGCTCCTCGAAGGCGAGGGCTTCGAGGTGGCCGTCGCCTCCAATGGGCTGGAGGGGCTGGAGGTGCTCGAGCAGATCCACCCGCCGTGTCTGGTGCTGCTGGATTTGATGATGCCGGTGATGAGCGGGGAAGACTTCCTGCGCCACCTGCGGCAACACCCGGCCTTCAACCCCGTGCCCGTCATCATCGTCACCGCCAGTGGGCGTCAGCCGCTCCCGGGCGCGCAGGGCATCCTCAAGAAGCCCTTCGAGATTGGCGACCTGTTCGCCACCGTCGCCGCGCACTGCACCACCTGA
- a CDS encoding protein kinase domain-containing protein, translating into MSPEHEAELRMALAEGLVSREEAAILREESRRTGQSPLQLLQARGQVSEQSLALLRQADVEPTLVPRATADGAATLGPALTLSERHKVDPQFPVPGWDRYQGLRFLGQGGMGQVFLAYDLRLRRNVALKFVRGDDAELVRRLLSEARAQARVEHDRVCQVYEVGEVQGRPYIAMQYVDGQPLSQLSDELTVEQKVLALRDACEGVHAAHKAGLIHRDLKPSNILVERTDDGRFKPYVMDFGLAHDWGEKGATATGSVLGTPHYMAPEQARGEVGQLDRRADVYSLGATLYFMLTGRPPIPGDNGLEILSNIASLEPPHPRALNPNIPPDLEAIVLKCLEKDRSARYDSARALIEDLDRFLAGEPVLARPTGLWYRLRKKARKHRVVVGIAAVALLAVALALGSALYTHRQASLREELARRFTEKVETIEALARYSALSPLHDTREDRQNLRAHMAELEAEIRDAGGPLAAGPGNYALARGYLALGEEARAHELLEAAWKSGFQDPRVAYSLALVMGHQYQEQLLEAENPRDTTPKQREERKQELQRRYRDPALVWLRRSKGADVHSTEYVEALIAYYEDHFEEALLRLDALGNRFPWFYEAPQLRGDILRTRAARRWSQGELPGALEDLEAGRLAYQAAAAIGESVHATHQSLAKLEYTTIVLGLYSQGEVMPPFTRGKEALARALKASPEERSSLLLEARLHRRLAEYQMGRGEDPQPAIQTALDAVGKALQNGNTSREVYLEQSSIFFWWARHHLNQSQDPREQLLRAEQSLEHVAAPQRDYEFYVTLGLILSSWAQYEDELGLSSAEHRQRAIDAFKAATESSPYNHEAWINLGRTLLHRSAYPLAATVRERRAQQEEDLKQAWAALQEVLRANPKHVVANLYGGRVLAQQARLHWCDGKASPLLSQAVQLLNAGLETKPLHAPLRNELGKAVLAQAQQAWEEGRPPYLLLDQAQGTFEEIIRNTPQVSYAYNNLGTVQLWRATYQQAAGQEPRASTAAALIAFEQAVRRTPDDAFLLTDQAELFSRLADFELERGRDPRAHLERAEQVLQQSLKRSPRQARAWLLLGRARATLAQWKAQRGQAKEEDFEKAAQAFEKALELEPESFEARLDGGALQQAWAGWRKEMGRAPAPQLERGLAWAEEVLLDCPDWPRALLLRAKLRTTRADLEAREEARQAWRQQATDDLTRALEKNPHLKKP; encoded by the coding sequence ATGTCTCCTGAACACGAGGCGGAGCTGCGCATGGCCCTGGCCGAGGGCCTCGTCTCCCGAGAGGAGGCCGCCATCCTGCGCGAAGAGTCGCGCCGCACAGGCCAGAGCCCCCTCCAGCTCCTCCAGGCGCGTGGCCAGGTGTCCGAGCAGTCCCTGGCCCTGCTGCGCCAGGCCGACGTCGAGCCCACGCTGGTGCCCCGCGCCACCGCGGATGGCGCCGCCACCCTCGGGCCTGCACTCACCCTCTCCGAGCGCCACAAGGTCGACCCGCAGTTCCCCGTGCCCGGCTGGGACCGCTACCAGGGCCTGCGCTTCCTGGGCCAGGGCGGCATGGGCCAGGTGTTCCTCGCCTATGACTTGCGCCTGCGCCGCAACGTCGCCCTGAAGTTCGTCCGGGGCGATGACGCCGAGCTCGTGCGCCGCCTGCTCTCCGAGGCCCGCGCCCAGGCCCGCGTCGAGCACGACCGCGTCTGCCAGGTGTACGAAGTCGGCGAAGTCCAGGGCCGCCCGTACATCGCCATGCAGTACGTGGACGGCCAGCCCCTGAGCCAGCTGTCCGACGAGCTCACCGTGGAGCAGAAGGTGCTCGCGCTGCGCGACGCCTGCGAGGGTGTCCACGCCGCTCACAAAGCGGGCCTCATCCACCGCGACCTCAAGCCCTCCAACATCCTCGTGGAGCGCACCGACGATGGGCGCTTCAAGCCCTACGTCATGGACTTCGGCCTCGCCCACGACTGGGGCGAGAAGGGCGCCACCGCCACCGGCTCGGTGCTGGGCACGCCCCACTACATGGCCCCCGAGCAGGCCCGGGGCGAGGTGGGCCAGCTCGACCGCCGCGCCGACGTCTACAGCCTGGGCGCCACGCTCTACTTCATGCTCACCGGCAGGCCCCCCATCCCCGGGGACAACGGCCTGGAGATCCTCAGCAACATCGCCTCGCTGGAGCCGCCCCACCCGCGCGCCCTCAACCCCAACATCCCCCCGGACCTGGAGGCCATCGTCCTCAAGTGTCTGGAGAAGGACCGCTCGGCCCGCTACGACTCGGCGCGCGCCCTCATCGAGGACCTGGACCGCTTCCTCGCCGGCGAGCCCGTGCTGGCCCGCCCCACCGGCCTCTGGTACCGGCTGCGCAAGAAGGCCCGCAAGCACCGCGTGGTGGTGGGCATCGCCGCCGTGGCCCTGCTCGCCGTGGCCCTGGCGCTCGGCTCCGCGCTCTACACCCACCGCCAGGCCAGCCTGCGCGAGGAGCTGGCGCGCCGCTTCACCGAGAAGGTCGAAACCATCGAGGCCCTGGCCCGCTACTCCGCCCTCTCGCCCCTGCACGACACGCGCGAGGACCGCCAGAACCTGCGCGCCCACATGGCCGAGCTGGAGGCCGAGATCCGCGACGCCGGAGGCCCACTCGCCGCCGGCCCCGGCAACTACGCCCTGGCCCGTGGCTACCTCGCGCTCGGCGAGGAGGCCCGCGCCCACGAGCTGCTCGAGGCCGCCTGGAAGAGCGGCTTCCAGGACCCCCGCGTCGCCTACTCCCTGGCCCTCGTCATGGGGCACCAGTACCAGGAGCAGCTGCTGGAGGCCGAGAACCCGCGCGACACCACGCCCAAGCAGCGCGAGGAGCGCAAGCAGGAGCTCCAGCGCCGCTACCGCGACCCGGCCCTGGTCTGGCTGCGCCGCAGCAAGGGCGCCGACGTCCACTCCACCGAGTATGTGGAGGCGCTCATCGCCTACTACGAGGACCACTTCGAGGAGGCCCTGCTGCGGCTGGACGCGCTGGGCAATCGCTTCCCGTGGTTCTACGAGGCGCCCCAGCTGCGCGGCGACATCCTCCGCACCCGCGCCGCCCGGCGCTGGAGCCAGGGCGAGCTGCCCGGCGCCCTGGAGGACCTCGAGGCCGGAAGGCTCGCCTACCAGGCCGCCGCCGCCATCGGTGAGAGCGTCCACGCCACCCACCAGTCCCTGGCCAAGCTCGAGTACACCACCATCGTCCTGGGCCTCTACAGCCAGGGCGAGGTGATGCCTCCCTTCACCCGCGGCAAGGAGGCCCTGGCGCGCGCCCTCAAGGCCTCGCCCGAGGAGCGCTCCTCGCTGCTGCTGGAGGCGCGCCTGCACCGCCGGCTCGCCGAGTACCAGATGGGCCGCGGCGAGGACCCCCAGCCCGCCATCCAGACGGCCCTGGACGCCGTCGGCAAGGCGCTCCAGAACGGGAACACCTCGCGCGAGGTCTACCTGGAGCAGAGCTCCATCTTCTTCTGGTGGGCACGCCACCACCTCAACCAGAGCCAGGATCCGCGCGAGCAGCTCCTGCGGGCCGAGCAGTCCCTGGAGCACGTCGCCGCGCCGCAGCGCGACTACGAGTTCTACGTCACGCTCGGCCTCATCCTCTCCAGCTGGGCCCAGTACGAGGATGAGCTGGGCCTGAGCTCCGCCGAGCACCGCCAGCGCGCCATCGACGCGTTCAAGGCGGCCACCGAGAGCAGCCCCTACAACCACGAGGCGTGGATCAACCTCGGCCGCACCTTGCTGCACCGCAGCGCCTACCCGCTGGCGGCCACCGTCCGCGAGCGCCGCGCCCAGCAGGAGGAGGACTTGAAGCAGGCCTGGGCGGCGCTCCAGGAGGTGCTGCGCGCCAACCCCAAGCACGTGGTGGCCAACCTCTACGGAGGCCGTGTGCTCGCGCAGCAGGCCCGGCTGCACTGGTGCGATGGCAAGGCCTCGCCCCTGCTGAGCCAGGCCGTGCAGCTCCTGAACGCCGGGCTCGAGACCAAGCCCCTCCACGCGCCCTTGCGCAACGAGCTGGGCAAGGCCGTGCTCGCCCAGGCCCAGCAGGCCTGGGAGGAGGGCAGGCCCCCCTACCTCCTGCTCGATCAGGCCCAGGGCACCTTCGAGGAGATCATCCGCAACACGCCGCAGGTGTCCTATGCCTACAACAACCTGGGCACGGTCCAGCTCTGGCGCGCCACCTACCAGCAGGCCGCCGGACAGGAGCCGCGCGCCAGCACCGCCGCCGCGCTGATCGCCTTCGAGCAGGCCGTGCGGCGCACACCCGATGACGCGTTCCTGCTCACGGATCAGGCCGAGCTCTTCTCACGGCTCGCCGACTTCGAGCTGGAGCGCGGAAGGGACCCCCGGGCCCACCTGGAGCGCGCCGAGCAAGTGCTTCAACAGTCGCTGAAGCGCAGCCCTCGGCAGGCCCGCGCGTGGCTGCTGCTGGGCCGCGCGCGCGCCACCCTGGCCCAGTGGAAGGCGCAGCGGGGACAGGCGAAGGAAGAGGACTTCGAGAAGGCGGCGCAGGCCTTCGAGAAGGCGCTGGAGCTGGAGCCCGAGTCCTTCGAGGCGCGCCTGGACGGCGGCGCCCTGCAGCAGGCGTGGGCGGGGTGGAGAAAAGAAATGGGCCGCGCCCCAGCCCCCCAGCTGGAGCGCGGCCTCGCATGGGCCGAAGAGGTTCTCCTGGACTGTCCCGACTGGCCCCGCGCCCTGCTCCTTCGGGCGAAGCTGCGGACGACTCGCGCGGACCTCGAAGCCCGCGAAGAAGCACGACAGGCGTGGCGACAGCAGGCGACCGATGACCTCACTCGGGCCCTCGAGAAGAACCCCCACCTGAAGAAGCCCTAG
- the fdhD gene encoding formate dehydrogenase accessory sulfurtransferase FdhD, with the protein MSREDKGVTRRQVRRFSEGAAAAPEEDSVAVEEPLEIRVSGDTVAITMRTPGQDRELAVGFLFSEGIIRSVEDLGGVAYCGRPGEEGWGNILEVTPAPGLVLEVERVSAARRGTLTTAACGVCGRRSVEDLMAVCSPVAMGLVLAPEVVARATERLREVQRNFARTGGVHAAVALDARGEMLSSAEDVGRHNAVDKVVGALVLGGTVRSSRASVSGTVARTERPPAVLVVSGRASFEIVQKAAVARIPVVASVSAASSLAIDLAERSGVTLATFVRGGRFNVYTHPARLGLP; encoded by the coding sequence ATGAGCCGTGAGGACAAGGGCGTCACGCGACGCCAGGTTCGGCGCTTCTCGGAAGGAGCCGCCGCCGCGCCCGAGGAGGACTCCGTCGCAGTGGAGGAGCCACTGGAGATCCGCGTGAGCGGGGACACGGTGGCCATCACCATGCGCACTCCGGGACAGGACCGTGAGCTGGCCGTGGGGTTCCTGTTCTCCGAGGGCATCATCCGCTCGGTGGAGGACCTGGGCGGCGTGGCGTACTGCGGCCGGCCCGGCGAGGAGGGCTGGGGCAACATCCTCGAGGTGACGCCCGCGCCGGGGCTGGTGCTGGAGGTGGAGCGCGTGAGCGCGGCGCGGCGCGGGACGCTGACCACGGCCGCCTGTGGCGTGTGCGGGCGGCGCAGCGTGGAGGACTTGATGGCGGTGTGTTCTCCGGTGGCGATGGGGCTCGTGCTGGCTCCCGAGGTGGTGGCCCGCGCCACCGAGCGGCTTCGGGAGGTGCAGCGGAACTTCGCTCGCACGGGAGGAGTCCACGCGGCGGTGGCGCTGGATGCGCGCGGGGAGATGCTCTCTTCCGCCGAGGATGTGGGCCGGCACAACGCGGTGGACAAGGTGGTGGGCGCGCTGGTGCTGGGTGGGACGGTGCGCTCCTCGCGGGCCTCGGTGAGCGGCACGGTGGCTCGGACGGAACGCCCGCCCGCGGTGCTGGTGGTGAGCGGGCGTGCCAGCTTCGAGATCGTCCAGAAGGCGGCCGTGGCGCGCATCCCCGTGGTGGCCAGTGTTTCGGCGGCCAGCTCCCTGGCGATTGATCTCGCCGAGCGCTCCGGGGTGACGCTGGCCACGTTCGTGCGCGGCGGACGGTTCAACGTCTACACACATCCAGCGCGCCTGGGCCTTCCCTGA